A stretch of Paraburkholderia phenazinium DNA encodes these proteins:
- the sdhC gene encoding succinate dehydrogenase, cytochrome b556 subunit: MAEAVKKPRPEFRNIGIGQILTAYRLPLAGRVSILHRVSGGLLFVFLPFLLYLFDQSLTSELSFDVFKGFLSNIIVKLITLVLAWAFLFHFCAGVRHLFMDTSHSLTTKEKGKQTSIIVLVVSSLLTIAFALKLFGAF; encoded by the coding sequence ATGGCTGAAGCCGTAAAAAAACCGAGGCCGGAGTTCCGGAACATCGGTATCGGGCAGATATTGACGGCGTATCGCCTCCCACTAGCGGGGCGTGTGTCGATTCTCCATCGCGTCAGCGGTGGGCTGCTGTTTGTTTTTCTTCCGTTCCTGCTTTACCTCTTCGATCAAAGCCTTACCTCAGAGCTCAGCTTTGACGTCTTCAAGGGCTTCCTCTCCAACATCATCGTCAAGCTCATCACGCTGGTTCTCGCGTGGGCCTTCCTGTTTCACTTCTGCGCTGGCGTGCGCCACCTGTTCATGGACACGAGCCACAGCCTCACGACGAAAGAGAAGGGCAAGCAAACCTCCATCATCGTACTGGTCGTTTCGTCGCTTCTGACAATTGCATTCGCGCTCAAACTCTTCGGAGCATTCTAA